In Juglans regia cultivar Chandler chromosome 13, Walnut 2.0, whole genome shotgun sequence, the following proteins share a genomic window:
- the LOC118343682 gene encoding NAC domain-containing protein 91-like produces MGELAPDLQQCMRFSPSNKMAIDILISKITGNCKGIDFIFEAGKCNLEPWDLKNLCVAWLDLCGITMYPEWWCFLLLDRIGKALKRATESGFWKVTGQPMKFMSDSGLIGKKDILVFYMGHGKEAKKTNWVMHQYLVTLNEFDGSHPGQSPFVLCRLSYKDKESAVENFNSVGLAVPSGLPALEVQATKTLENFGKTISTTITPVDCDGKSFSAHAAENQVGELTATEDDLQQDEASAMIYVDCEILAPSPSLHNNSAFSFPTTAKSSLEELESRQALALVSPSSEEQSNNYLAKCHPEETFDGTNFNTTTLSNCNQNGYNATSSELQEGFGFSDLLKPLDCNLFSPLTSDMHNGMSYSVSNNHCGTDSLYGVLMKDNGSYSGSAVKMANEPFQEGFSLSDLQKPLDCYFSSPLTSDMHIGMSYSVNNDYNHCGTYSQYVTNELPKFGYKFSNLTSDYRSENFPNTFDCQKNLPLDSMKDNGSCSGLDAKLANALLESTFQGSGETSKRKASSGLLNLESHMVPMGGSANQIVGSDCIPKNY; encoded by the exons atgggTGAATTGGCTCCGGACCTGCAACAATGCATGAGATTTAGTCCCTCGAACAAGATGGCCATCGACATCTTGATTTCAAAGATCACTGGGAATTGTAAAGGAATTGACTTCATTTTCGAAGCCGGGAAATGCAACTTGGAGCCCTGGGATCTGAAAA ATTTGTGCGTAGCCTGGTTAGATTTATGTGGCATAACGATGTATCCAGAGTGGTGGTGCTTCTTGCTGCTGGATCGGATTGGGAAGGCATTGAAAAGGGCAACCGAATCTGGGTTTTGGAAAGTGACAGGTCAGCCGATGAAATTCATGTCGGACTCGGGATTAATTGGCAAGAAAGACATTTTGGTATTCTATATGGGGCATGGCAAAGAAGCCAAGAAAACAAATTGGGTTATGCATCAATACCTCGTAACCCTGAATGAATTCGATGGCTCGCATCCCGGTCAG AGCCCATTTGTACTCTGTCGTTTATCTTATAAAGATAAAGAGAGTGCCGTTGAAAACTTCAATTCTGTTGGACTTGCTGTTCCATCTGGACTTCCGGCATTAGAAGTGCAAGCTACAAAAACGCTTGAGAATTTTGGCAAAACAATATCTACCACTATAACACCTGTAGATTGTGATGGCAAAAGTTTTAGCGCTCATGCTGCAGAGAATCAAGTCGGAGAACTTACAGCTACTGAG GATGATCTGCAGCAAGATGAAGCATCAGCAATGATCTATGTTGATTGTGAGATTTTGGCCCCGTCACCTTCACTACATAATAACTCTGCATTTTCATTCCCTACCACAGCTAAATCTTCTCTTGAAGAATTAGAGTCTAGGCAAGCTTTGGCTTTGGTATCTCCCTCATCAGAAGAACAGTCTAACAATTAtctagcaaaatgtcatcctGAAGAAACTTTTGATGGAACAAATTTTAACACTACAACACTTAGTAATTGTAACCAAAATGGTTATAATGCTACGTCCAGTGAG TTGCAGGAGGGCTTTGGTTTTTCTGATCTACTAAAGCCACTAGATTGCAACTTGTTCTCGCCACTCACCTCGGATATGCATAATGGCATGTCTTACTCTGTCAGCAACAATCATTGTGGGACGGATTCTCTGTATGGGGTCTTGATGAAGGACAATGGATCATACAGTGGGTCAGCTGTAAAAATGGCCAATGAACCG TTCCAGGAGGGCTTCAGTTTGTCTGATCTACAAAAGCCACTAGATTGCTACTTTTCCTCGCCACTCACATCAGATATGCATATTGGCATGTCTTACTCCGTCAACAATGACTACAATCATTGTGGGACGTATTCTCAGTATGTCACGAATGAGCTTCCCAAATTTGGTTACAAGTTTTCGAATTTGACATCTGATTATCGTAGTGAGAACTTTCCTAATACGTTTGACTGTCAAAAGAATCTCCCTTTGGACTCGATGAAGGACAATGGATCATGCAGTGGTCTAGATGCAAAATTGGCCAACGCACTT TTGGAGTCAACATTCCAAGGTTCTGGAGAGACCAGCAAAAGAAAAGCTTCATCAGGGTTGCTAAATCTGGAATCCCACATGGTACCAATGGGAGGGTCTGCAAATCAGATCGTTGGATCTGATTGTATTCCGAAGAATTATTGA
- the LOC109006141 gene encoding uncharacterized protein LOC109006141 — protein MDALSPKLRPWMRFHPPDDMAIDLLRAKITGNDDLVDFIPEAQSCEWEPWDLKIWLDSRCIKTAYPEWWFFSRLDLKHRSGNRSNRATNAGYWKVTGKDKKIMSELGMIGKKKFLVFCRGRGKGEKTNWTIHEYHIAHPGQNAFVLCRLSYKHEKKSIKDPNFNDAGPAVSSPAASNSCLEEYESELLLASVFPASEVQATTTPVVCDEKHFSAHAAENQLGELTTTNDDLQLGEASKMTFELQQIVACEVLAPSTSPHNTLTVSSPTTAKSSLEEIEFALGLDLVSPDEYFDGKTLNTIASSNCNQNSDDACTARNEVMPDATACKFDEGLSMFDLLPEPPDCNLSSLFPLDIQFGMSYPVTNDLDNTHCGMYFQYGASEPAANGYEFSDPTLDFPSEYIQNTFVSQKNLTLVSIKDNGSCSGSDAKIANKLLECCDQNSYNAYTAKNEVPEATASEVDFQFKEGLSMSDLLPEPPDCNLSSPHPLDMQFDMSYPISDDLNYGMYFQYGVNDLATYGYDFPDLEP, from the exons TCTGGTTAGATTCACGTTGCATAAAGACCGCATATCCAGAGTGGTGGTTCTTCTCGCGACTGGATCTGAAGCATCGAAGTGGGAATCGATCGAACAGGGCAACCAATGCTGGGTACTGGAAAGTGACTGGAAaggacaagaaaatcatgtctGAATTGGGAATGattggaaagaaaaagtttCTGGTATTCTGTAGAGGGCGAGGTAAAGGCGAGAAAACAAATTGGACGATTCATGAATACCACATAGCCCATCCCGGTCAG AACGCCTTTGTACTCTGCCGATTATCCTATAAACACGAAAAAAAGAGTATTAAAGATCCAAACTTTAATGATGCTGGACCTGCTGTTTCATCTCCTGCCGCATCCAACTCTTGTCTTGAAGAATATGAGTCTGAGCTACTTCTTGCCTCAGTATTCCCGGCATCAGAAGTGCAAGCTACTACAACACCTGTCGTGTGTGATGAAAAACATTTTAGTGCTCATGCTGCAGAGAATCAATTGGGAGAACTTACCACTACCAAT GATGATCTGCAACTAGGAGAAGCATCGAAAATGACCTTTGAGCTGCAGCAAATAGTAGCTTGTGAAGTTTTGGCACCCTCAACTTCACCCCACAATACCCTTACTGTTTCATCCCCTACCACAGCTAAATCTTCTCTTGAAGAAATAGAGTTTGCGCTAGGTTTGGATTTGGTATCTCCTGACGAATATTTTGATGGAAAGACGTTGAACACTATAGCATCCAGTAATTGTAACCAAAATAGTGATGACGCTTGCACCGCAAGAAATGAAGTCATGCCTGATGCAACAGCCTGCAAG TTTGACGAAGGCTTGAGCATGTTTGATCTCCTACCGGAGCCACCTGATTGCAACTTGTCCTCCTTGTTCCCCTTGGATATCCAATTTGGCATGTCGTACCCCGTTACCAATGACTTGGACAACACTCATTGTGGGATGTATTTTCAGTATGGTGCTAGTGAGCCTGCCGCAAATGGCTATGAGTTTTCAGATCCAACACTTGATTTTCCTAGTGAGTACATTCAAAATACGTTTGTCAGTCAAAAGAATCTCACTTTGGTCTCTATTAAGGACAATGGATCATGCAGTGGGTCTGATGCAAAAATAGCCAATAAATTG CTTGAATGTTGTGACCAAAATAGTTATAATGCTTACACTGCAAAAAATGAAGTGCCGGAAGCAACAGCCAGTGAG GTTGATTTTCAGTTCAAGGAAGGCTTGAGCATGTCTGATCTCCTACCAGAGCCACCAGATTGCAACTTGTCCTCCCCGCATCCCTTGGATATGCAATTTGACATGTCTTACCCAATCTCCGATGACTTAAACTACGGGATGTATTTTCAGTATGGGGTGAATGACCTTGCCACATATGGCTATGATTTTCCAGATTTAGAACCTTAG